The following coding sequences lie in one Candidatus Eisenbacteria bacterium genomic window:
- a CDS encoding cell division protein ZapA produces the protein MDPREKSAKVTIFGSDYHIKATEDPGYIERIAKYVDEKMRELQGRGTISSSTKIAILAAMNIADELHKERIAVLRVQEQVDHRVAELRDILEEVTNG, from the coding sequence ATGGATCCTCGAGAAAAAAGCGCGAAAGTCACCATTTTCGGGAGCGACTACCACATCAAGGCGACCGAGGACCCCGGCTATATCGAGCGGATCGCCAAGTATGTGGACGAGAAGATGCGCGAACTCCAGGGACGCGGCACGATTTCGTCGTCCACCAAAATCGCCATTCTGGCGGCGATGAACATCGCCGACGAGCTGCACAAGGAGCGGATCGCGGTCCTTCGGGTGCAGGAACAGGTGGACCATAGGGTGGCGGAGCTGCGGGACATCCTGGAGGAGGTCACGAACGGCTGA
- the infC gene encoding translation initiation factor IF-3, which produces MNRRIRVPQVRVVGDDGEQIGILPTEEALAMAEEKGLDLVEVAANARPPVCRIMDYGKYKYQASKRAQKAKKKQHVTHLKEVKLRPKIEEHDYQFKLRNALRFLDGRDKVKVTIQFRGREMAHTDIGWRLMDRFVKDVGEGAVVELAAKMEGRTLSLVLAPKAKPKPTPQAGPGEPEEAKEPARLHEPAEER; this is translated from the coding sequence GTGAATCGGAGGATCCGCGTGCCCCAGGTGCGGGTGGTCGGTGATGACGGCGAGCAGATCGGCATTCTGCCGACGGAAGAAGCGCTCGCCATGGCGGAGGAGAAAGGTCTCGACCTCGTGGAGGTGGCCGCCAACGCCCGTCCCCCCGTCTGTCGGATCATGGACTACGGGAAGTACAAATACCAAGCGTCCAAGCGGGCCCAGAAAGCGAAGAAGAAGCAGCACGTCACCCATCTGAAAGAGGTCAAGCTCCGGCCCAAGATCGAGGAGCATGACTACCAGTTCAAGCTGCGTAACGCCCTCCGCTTCCTCGACGGTCGGGACAAGGTTAAGGTGACGATCCAGTTCCGGGGTCGGGAGATGGCCCACACCGATATCGGCTGGCGGCTGATGGACCGTTTCGTGAAGGACGTGGGCGAAGGGGCCGTCGTCGAGTTGGCCGCCAAGATGGAGGGGCGGACCCTCTCACTCGTGCTCGCCCCGAAGGCGAAGCCGAAACCGACTCCCCAAGCGGGACCGGGAGAGCCGGAGGAGGCAAAGGAGCCGGCACGGCTCCACGAGCCGGCGGAAGAGCGTTAA
- the rplT gene encoding 50S ribosomal protein L20, protein MPRAKSGPPGHRRHRKVLGRAKGFRGGRGKQFRAASYTVQKALRNAYVGRKRKKGDFRSLWIVRIGAATRVHGLSYSRFIDGLNKAGVELNRKALAHLAVHDEQAFGALVETARGALGGKETTAAGATTQAE, encoded by the coding sequence ATGCCGAGAGCGAAGAGCGGCCCTCCGGGACACCGGCGTCATCGCAAGGTGCTCGGTCGGGCCAAGGGATTTCGGGGCGGCCGCGGGAAGCAGTTTCGTGCGGCGTCCTACACCGTGCAGAAAGCGCTCCGCAACGCCTACGTCGGGCGGAAGCGGAAGAAGGGGGATTTCCGTTCCCTCTGGATCGTGCGGATCGGCGCCGCGACTCGAGTCCACGGCCTCTCCTACAGCCGCTTCATCGACGGGCTGAACAAGGCGGGTGTGGAACTGAACCGTAAGGCGCTCGCTCATTTGGCGGTCCACGACGAGCAGGCTTTCGGAGCCCTCGTCGAAACCGCCCGGGGCGCGCTCGGCGGCAAGGAAACCACCGCGGCCGGCGCGACCACCCAAGCGGAGTAG
- the thrS gene encoding threonine--tRNA ligase yields MNEEAYEVYRHSASHLMASAIAELYPGVKFAIGPPTREGEKYGGVGFYYDLDMDSALTPEDFPRIEKKMRGLSGRDLPFLREEIGREEAIALFEKADQPYKVEMLRELPEGETITLYRHGDFIDLCRGPHLSSTGEIRAFRLLAVAGAYWRGDEKNKMLQRIYGVAFPDDASLEAYLKRLEEAEKRDHRKLGRELDLFSSDETYGPGLIFWHPRGARIRNEIERYWYDEHFRNGYDVLYTPHLAKQHLWEISGHMDFYADRMYSPMDIDGINYIVKPMNCPFHIHVYKSRLRSYRDLPLRWAELGTVYRYEQSGELHGLKRVRGFTQDDAHLFCTPETLNDEIDRVFRFSIHILNDLGFEAFDVYLSTRPEKSVGSDDDWEKATAALRSALDDSGIPYQVDPGEGVFYGPKIDIKIRDSLGRSWQCSTIQVDFNLPERFDLEYRGADGGAHRPIVIHRALLGSFERFFACLVEHYAGAFPVWLAPEQARVLPVSEKLDAYAREVEDRLVGEGLRATRDASNETLGNRIRKGREERIPYLLIVGEREAEARTVSARDRAGGQTVLPIEEFVQRIRGEIERRETGLAPGEESQSNQ; encoded by the coding sequence ATGAACGAAGAGGCCTATGAGGTCTACCGGCATTCCGCGTCCCATCTGATGGCTTCGGCGATCGCCGAGCTCTATCCGGGCGTGAAGTTCGCCATCGGACCGCCCACCCGGGAGGGTGAGAAGTACGGAGGCGTCGGCTTTTACTACGACCTGGACATGGATTCCGCGCTGACGCCCGAGGACTTCCCCCGGATCGAGAAGAAGATGCGCGGGCTCTCGGGGAGGGACCTTCCCTTCCTGCGCGAGGAGATCGGCCGCGAGGAGGCGATCGCCCTTTTCGAGAAGGCGGATCAGCCGTACAAGGTCGAGATGCTCCGGGAACTGCCGGAAGGGGAGACGATCACCCTCTATCGCCACGGCGATTTCATCGACCTCTGCCGGGGCCCCCACCTCTCGTCGACCGGCGAGATCCGCGCCTTCCGCCTGCTTGCGGTGGCGGGCGCCTATTGGCGGGGGGACGAAAAGAACAAGATGCTCCAGCGCATCTACGGCGTCGCCTTCCCGGACGACGCCTCCCTGGAGGCGTATCTGAAGCGTCTCGAGGAGGCGGAGAAGAGGGATCACCGCAAGCTCGGCCGGGAGCTGGATCTTTTCTCCAGCGACGAAACCTACGGGCCGGGATTGATCTTTTGGCATCCCCGGGGCGCGCGGATCCGCAACGAGATCGAGCGCTATTGGTACGACGAGCACTTCCGGAACGGATACGACGTGCTCTACACGCCCCACCTGGCGAAGCAGCATCTGTGGGAAATCTCGGGGCACATGGATTTCTACGCGGACCGGATGTACTCGCCCATGGATATCGACGGGATCAACTACATCGTGAAGCCGATGAACTGTCCCTTCCATATCCATGTGTACAAGAGCCGTCTCCGGAGTTACCGGGACCTCCCCCTCCGCTGGGCGGAGCTGGGGACCGTCTATCGTTACGAGCAGTCCGGCGAGCTGCACGGCCTGAAGAGGGTGCGGGGATTCACGCAGGACGACGCCCATCTTTTCTGCACGCCCGAAACGCTGAACGACGAGATCGACCGCGTCTTCCGCTTCTCGATCCATATTCTCAACGATTTGGGTTTCGAGGCGTTCGATGTCTACCTTTCCACACGGCCGGAGAAGTCGGTGGGGAGCGACGACGATTGGGAGAAAGCCACGGCGGCGCTCCGAAGCGCTCTGGACGATTCGGGAATCCCCTATCAGGTGGATCCGGGCGAAGGGGTGTTTTACGGGCCGAAGATCGACATCAAGATTCGGGACAGCCTGGGGCGGTCCTGGCAGTGCTCCACCATCCAGGTCGATTTCAACCTGCCGGAGCGTTTCGATTTGGAGTATCGCGGCGCCGACGGAGGCGCGCACCGGCCCATCGTGATCCACCGCGCGCTCTTGGGAAGTTTCGAGCGTTTCTTCGCCTGTCTGGTGGAACACTACGCGGGCGCGTTCCCCGTCTGGCTCGCGCCGGAGCAGGCGCGGGTGCTCCCGGTGTCCGAAAAGCTGGACGCCTACGCGCGGGAGGTGGAGGATCGTCTCGTCGGTGAGGGTCTGCGCGCGACGCGCGACGCCTCCAATGAGACGTTGGGGAATCGGATTCGCAAGGGACGGGAGGAACGGATCCCGTACCTGTTGATCGTGGGCGAGAGGGAGGCGGAAGCCCGGACCGTATCGGCGCGTGACCGTGCCGGCGGACAAACCGTGCTCCCGATCGAGGAATTCGTTCAAAGGATCAGGGGCGAGATCGAACGCCGGGAAACCGGTCTCGCGCCAGGGGAGGAGAGCCAATCAAACCAGTAA